A stretch of the Capsicum annuum cultivar UCD-10X-F1 chromosome 10, UCD10Xv1.1, whole genome shotgun sequence genome encodes the following:
- the LOC107845950 gene encoding regulatory-associated protein of TOR 1 isoform X3, translating into MALGDLMVTSRSTAVVEEVADHENDDRINNRDSDVASSSHGAVADNGTMTVTTTTSYGYVPQYIFFRELRHEEFEEYVPSGQANSGVVSKWRTKERNFLQMKTGCVALVLCLNISVDPPGLIKIYPCAQMQCWIGMSASEVHVGQFGAGFVDGSVKLFDIRMPEMLVCSIRPHTEVERVVGVGFQPELQPAKVVSASQAGDIQFLDMRNLKEAYLSIYAHRGSLTSLALHRHAPLVASDSSKQLFKIFNLEGEQLGTIRYLSTFMVQRIGSVRCLTFHPYQVLLAAGAADACVSVYVDE; encoded by the exons ACAGCTGTTGTGGAGGAAGTTGCGGATCATGAAAATGATGATAGGATTAATAACAGAGATTCAGATGTTGCTAGTAGTAGCCATGGTGCTGTTGCTGACAATGGGACAATGACGGTGACGACAACGACAAGTTATGGTTATGTGCCTCAATATATATTCTTTCGTGAGCTTCGGCATGAGGAGTTTGAGGAGTATGTTCCTTCTGGACAGGCTAATAGTGGTGTCGTCTCCAAATGGCGAACTAAGGAACGG AACTTCTTGCAGATGAAGACAGGATGTGTTGCCCTTGTTTTGTGTTTGAACATCAGCGTTGATCCACCTGGTTTAATAAAGATTTATCCTTGTGCTCAAATGCAGTGTTGGATTGGTATG TCTGCTTCTGAAGTTCACGTGGGTCAATTTGGTGCTGGCTTCGTGGATGGATCTGTGAAACTATTTGATATCCGAATGCCAGAAAT GCTTGTTTGTTCAATACGACCTCATACGGAAGTGGAAAGAGTTGTTGGGGTTGGCTTTCAACCTGAACTTCAACCAGCAAAG GTTGTCAGTGCATCTCAGGCTGGTGATATTCAGTTCCTTGATATGAGAAATCTCAAGGAGGCATATTTGTCCATTTATGCTCACAGGGGATCCCTTACATCTCTAGCTTTACATCGTCATGCACCCCTTGTAGCAAGTGATTCATCAAAGCAactattcaaaattttcaacctGGAGGGTGAGCAGTTAGGCACCATTAGATATTTGTCCACCTTCATGGTTCAGAGGATAGGATCTGTAAGATGTCTTACCTTCCATCCCTATCAAGTGCTGCTTGCTGCTGGTGCAGCAGATGCTTGTGTTTCTGTCTATGTTGATGAG TGA
- the LOC107845950 gene encoding regulatory-associated protein of TOR 1 isoform X5 produces the protein MVMCLNIYSFVSFGMRSLRSMFLLDRLIVVSSPNGELRNGVQNFLQMKTGCVALVLCLNISVDPPGLIKIYPCAQMQCWIGMSASEVHVGQFGAGFVDGSVKLFDIRMPEMLVCSIRPHTEVERVVGVGFQPELQPAKVVSASQAGDIQFLDMRNLKEAYLSIYAHRGSLTSLALHRHAPLVASDSSKQLFKIFNLEGEQLGTIRYLSTFMVQRIGSVRCLTFHPYQVLLAAGAADACVSVYVDEVTSS, from the exons ATGGTTATGTGCCTCAATATATATTCTTTCGTGAGCTTCGGCATGAGGAGTTTGAGGAGTATGTTCCTTCTGGACAGGCTAATAGTGGTGTCGTCTCCAAATGGCGAACTAAGGAACGG CGTGCAGAACTTCTTGCAGATGAAGACAGGATGTGTTGCCCTTGTTTTGTGTTTGAACATCAGCGTTGATCCACCTGGTTTAATAAAGATTTATCCTTGTGCTCAAATGCAGTGTTGGATTGGTATG TCTGCTTCTGAAGTTCACGTGGGTCAATTTGGTGCTGGCTTCGTGGATGGATCTGTGAAACTATTTGATATCCGAATGCCAGAAAT GCTTGTTTGTTCAATACGACCTCATACGGAAGTGGAAAGAGTTGTTGGGGTTGGCTTTCAACCTGAACTTCAACCAGCAAAG GTTGTCAGTGCATCTCAGGCTGGTGATATTCAGTTCCTTGATATGAGAAATCTCAAGGAGGCATATTTGTCCATTTATGCTCACAGGGGATCCCTTACATCTCTAGCTTTACATCGTCATGCACCCCTTGTAGCAAGTGATTCATCAAAGCAactattcaaaattttcaacctGGAGGGTGAGCAGTTAGGCACCATTAGATATTTGTCCACCTTCATGGTTCAGAGGATAGGATCTGTAAGATGTCTTACCTTCCATCCCTATCAAGTGCTGCTTGCTGCTGGTGCAGCAGATGCTTGTGTTTCTGTCTATGTTGATGAGGTAACATCTTCATAG
- the LOC107845950 gene encoding regulatory-associated protein of TOR 1 isoform X2, whose protein sequence is MALGDLMVTSRSTAVVEEVADHENDDRINNRDSDVASSSHGAVADNGTMTVTTTTSYGYVPQYIFFRELRHEEFEEYVPSGQANSGVVSKWRTKERMKTGCVALVLCLNISVDPPGLIKIYPCAQMQCWIGMSASEVHVGQFGAGFVDGSVKLFDIRMPEMLVCSIRPHTEVERVVGVGFQPELQPAKVVSASQAGDIQFLDMRNLKEAYLSIYAHRGSLTSLALHRHAPLVASDSSKQLFKIFNLEGEQLGTIRYLSTFMVQRIGSVRCLTFHPYQVLLAAGAADACVSVYVDEVTSS, encoded by the exons ACAGCTGTTGTGGAGGAAGTTGCGGATCATGAAAATGATGATAGGATTAATAACAGAGATTCAGATGTTGCTAGTAGTAGCCATGGTGCTGTTGCTGACAATGGGACAATGACGGTGACGACAACGACAAGTTATGGTTATGTGCCTCAATATATATTCTTTCGTGAGCTTCGGCATGAGGAGTTTGAGGAGTATGTTCCTTCTGGACAGGCTAATAGTGGTGTCGTCTCCAAATGGCGAACTAAGGAACGG ATGAAGACAGGATGTGTTGCCCTTGTTTTGTGTTTGAACATCAGCGTTGATCCACCTGGTTTAATAAAGATTTATCCTTGTGCTCAAATGCAGTGTTGGATTGGTATG TCTGCTTCTGAAGTTCACGTGGGTCAATTTGGTGCTGGCTTCGTGGATGGATCTGTGAAACTATTTGATATCCGAATGCCAGAAAT GCTTGTTTGTTCAATACGACCTCATACGGAAGTGGAAAGAGTTGTTGGGGTTGGCTTTCAACCTGAACTTCAACCAGCAAAG GTTGTCAGTGCATCTCAGGCTGGTGATATTCAGTTCCTTGATATGAGAAATCTCAAGGAGGCATATTTGTCCATTTATGCTCACAGGGGATCCCTTACATCTCTAGCTTTACATCGTCATGCACCCCTTGTAGCAAGTGATTCATCAAAGCAactattcaaaattttcaacctGGAGGGTGAGCAGTTAGGCACCATTAGATATTTGTCCACCTTCATGGTTCAGAGGATAGGATCTGTAAGATGTCTTACCTTCCATCCCTATCAAGTGCTGCTTGCTGCTGGTGCAGCAGATGCTTGTGTTTCTGTCTATGTTGATGAGGTAACATCTTCATAG
- the LOC107845950 gene encoding regulatory-associated protein of TOR 1 isoform X1 codes for MALGDLMVTSRSTAVVEEVADHENDDRINNRDSDVASSSHGAVADNGTMTVTTTTSYGYVPQYIFFRELRHEEFEEYVPSGQANSGVVSKWRTKERNFLQMKTGCVALVLCLNISVDPPGLIKIYPCAQMQCWIGMSASEVHVGQFGAGFVDGSVKLFDIRMPEMLVCSIRPHTEVERVVGVGFQPELQPAKVVSASQAGDIQFLDMRNLKEAYLSIYAHRGSLTSLALHRHAPLVASDSSKQLFKIFNLEGEQLGTIRYLSTFMVQRIGSVRCLTFHPYQVLLAAGAADACVSVYVDEVTSS; via the exons ACAGCTGTTGTGGAGGAAGTTGCGGATCATGAAAATGATGATAGGATTAATAACAGAGATTCAGATGTTGCTAGTAGTAGCCATGGTGCTGTTGCTGACAATGGGACAATGACGGTGACGACAACGACAAGTTATGGTTATGTGCCTCAATATATATTCTTTCGTGAGCTTCGGCATGAGGAGTTTGAGGAGTATGTTCCTTCTGGACAGGCTAATAGTGGTGTCGTCTCCAAATGGCGAACTAAGGAACGG AACTTCTTGCAGATGAAGACAGGATGTGTTGCCCTTGTTTTGTGTTTGAACATCAGCGTTGATCCACCTGGTTTAATAAAGATTTATCCTTGTGCTCAAATGCAGTGTTGGATTGGTATG TCTGCTTCTGAAGTTCACGTGGGTCAATTTGGTGCTGGCTTCGTGGATGGATCTGTGAAACTATTTGATATCCGAATGCCAGAAAT GCTTGTTTGTTCAATACGACCTCATACGGAAGTGGAAAGAGTTGTTGGGGTTGGCTTTCAACCTGAACTTCAACCAGCAAAG GTTGTCAGTGCATCTCAGGCTGGTGATATTCAGTTCCTTGATATGAGAAATCTCAAGGAGGCATATTTGTCCATTTATGCTCACAGGGGATCCCTTACATCTCTAGCTTTACATCGTCATGCACCCCTTGTAGCAAGTGATTCATCAAAGCAactattcaaaattttcaacctGGAGGGTGAGCAGTTAGGCACCATTAGATATTTGTCCACCTTCATGGTTCAGAGGATAGGATCTGTAAGATGTCTTACCTTCCATCCCTATCAAGTGCTGCTTGCTGCTGGTGCAGCAGATGCTTGTGTTTCTGTCTATGTTGATGAGGTAACATCTTCATAG
- the LOC107845950 gene encoding regulatory-associated protein of TOR 1 isoform X4 codes for MALGDLMVTSRSTAVVEEVADHENDDRINNRDSDVASSSHGAVADNGTMTVTTTTSYGYVPQYIFFRELRHEEFEEYVPSGQANSGVVSKWRTKERSASEVHVGQFGAGFVDGSVKLFDIRMPEMLVCSIRPHTEVERVVGVGFQPELQPAKVVSASQAGDIQFLDMRNLKEAYLSIYAHRGSLTSLALHRHAPLVASDSSKQLFKIFNLEGEQLGTIRYLSTFMVQRIGSVRCLTFHPYQVLLAAGAADACVSVYVDEVTSS; via the exons ACAGCTGTTGTGGAGGAAGTTGCGGATCATGAAAATGATGATAGGATTAATAACAGAGATTCAGATGTTGCTAGTAGTAGCCATGGTGCTGTTGCTGACAATGGGACAATGACGGTGACGACAACGACAAGTTATGGTTATGTGCCTCAATATATATTCTTTCGTGAGCTTCGGCATGAGGAGTTTGAGGAGTATGTTCCTTCTGGACAGGCTAATAGTGGTGTCGTCTCCAAATGGCGAACTAAGGAACGG TCTGCTTCTGAAGTTCACGTGGGTCAATTTGGTGCTGGCTTCGTGGATGGATCTGTGAAACTATTTGATATCCGAATGCCAGAAAT GCTTGTTTGTTCAATACGACCTCATACGGAAGTGGAAAGAGTTGTTGGGGTTGGCTTTCAACCTGAACTTCAACCAGCAAAG GTTGTCAGTGCATCTCAGGCTGGTGATATTCAGTTCCTTGATATGAGAAATCTCAAGGAGGCATATTTGTCCATTTATGCTCACAGGGGATCCCTTACATCTCTAGCTTTACATCGTCATGCACCCCTTGTAGCAAGTGATTCATCAAAGCAactattcaaaattttcaacctGGAGGGTGAGCAGTTAGGCACCATTAGATATTTGTCCACCTTCATGGTTCAGAGGATAGGATCTGTAAGATGTCTTACCTTCCATCCCTATCAAGTGCTGCTTGCTGCTGGTGCAGCAGATGCTTGTGTTTCTGTCTATGTTGATGAGGTAACATCTTCATAG